From Humisphaera borealis, the proteins below share one genomic window:
- a CDS encoding DNA-binding domain-containing protein: MTSAAGHLTIASSPTEGPGFPMPVSGVAVEGGSPRASGIAFISSAEAAERSGRNVGHVNRMCATVWFAQGLARQEKRGKARAGWYVSEEADPAFARVKMAADIGTDLRHLSERQRQNSAYRKQILDAWSAACTAAYQLGFDRNAATGRFVQQLLLGEVPAFRGESIKINRSTLYNWQRRYQAGGLAALADARGTQQAAEAAAKADDPFFARVKELYLTQNRPSLADCVKFASIDARKRGWPVHNYKACQRMIAAIPRQVVILMREGEKAHYDKCEPPIVRDYYGLRSNSIWCADHHTLDIQCAVPDGKGGMKHARPTLSGFEDLRSRMIVGWQISAAAPNADVILASFEAAAGECGLPDQVLIDNGKDFDSRTLQGVTKKERREGAAPDRVIGAFVLCGVNVAHAKPYAPKSKPIERAFGTVAKGFSKWWSTYTGGTTATKPEGLADAMKAGKAPTLEELRESFAEWLAAGYHDCVHTGHAMDGQTPREAFAANLDRKRTMERDLLSFACLPRYGPLKVGRQGVTWKGMFFGAFDSNVQALYGKQVLIAVGDNLSEGVYVLDLDGRLVCKAPPNLRLPFNADKETLREATKLQKQVRKLKKDYVDNRPKMALDPLQMLGELAAEKALAAQPKSEDPPPSIAPHRTAFDDQLPQIREAFETPARQAVGAESVPLPSRFSYESKTTGGDAGDQTAGPSLRDYLALRQREEES, encoded by the coding sequence AGGGGCTGGCCCGCCAGGAGAAACGCGGCAAGGCGCGGGCGGGCTGGTACGTGAGCGAGGAAGCCGACCCTGCCTTCGCACGGGTGAAGATGGCGGCGGACATCGGCACCGACCTGCGCCACCTGTCCGAACGCCAGCGGCAGAACTCGGCGTACCGCAAGCAGATCCTCGACGCCTGGAGTGCCGCCTGCACGGCCGCCTACCAGCTCGGCTTCGATCGCAACGCGGCGACCGGGCGATTCGTCCAGCAACTGCTGCTGGGCGAGGTGCCCGCGTTTCGCGGTGAGTCGATCAAGATCAATCGATCGACCCTCTACAACTGGCAGCGGCGGTACCAGGCCGGCGGTCTGGCGGCGCTGGCCGACGCGCGGGGAACGCAACAGGCGGCGGAGGCCGCGGCCAAGGCGGACGATCCGTTCTTCGCCCGGGTGAAGGAGCTGTACCTGACGCAGAACCGGCCGAGCCTGGCGGACTGCGTGAAGTTCGCGTCGATCGACGCGCGCAAGCGTGGCTGGCCGGTGCACAACTACAAGGCGTGCCAGCGGATGATCGCCGCCATTCCCCGCCAGGTCGTGATCCTGATGCGCGAGGGGGAGAAGGCCCATTACGACAAGTGCGAACCGCCGATCGTCCGCGACTACTACGGCCTGCGGAGCAACTCGATCTGGTGCGCGGACCATCACACGCTCGACATCCAGTGCGCCGTGCCGGACGGCAAGGGCGGGATGAAGCACGCCCGGCCGACGCTCAGCGGGTTCGAGGATCTGCGCAGCCGGATGATCGTCGGGTGGCAGATCTCCGCCGCCGCCCCCAACGCCGACGTGATCCTGGCGAGCTTCGAGGCAGCGGCCGGCGAGTGCGGCCTCCCCGACCAGGTGCTGATCGACAACGGCAAGGACTTCGACAGCCGCACGCTCCAGGGCGTGACCAAGAAGGAGCGCCGCGAGGGGGCCGCGCCCGACCGGGTGATCGGTGCCTTCGTGCTGTGCGGTGTGAACGTGGCGCACGCCAAGCCGTACGCGCCCAAGAGCAAGCCGATCGAGCGGGCGTTCGGGACTGTGGCCAAGGGGTTCAGCAAGTGGTGGTCGACCTACACCGGCGGGACGACGGCGACCAAGCCCGAGGGGCTGGCCGACGCGATGAAGGCCGGCAAGGCCCCGACGCTGGAGGAGCTGCGCGAGAGTTTCGCGGAGTGGCTGGCGGCGGGCTACCACGATTGCGTGCACACCGGCCACGCGATGGACGGCCAGACGCCGCGTGAGGCGTTCGCCGCCAACCTGGACCGCAAGCGGACGATGGAGCGGGATCTGCTCTCGTTCGCCTGCCTGCCGCGGTACGGGCCGCTGAAGGTCGGCCGCCAGGGTGTGACCTGGAAGGGCATGTTCTTCGGTGCCTTCGATTCGAACGTACAGGCGCTGTACGGCAAGCAAGTGCTGATCGCCGTCGGCGACAACCTGAGCGAGGGCGTCTACGTGCTGGACCTGGACGGCCGGCTGGTGTGCAAGGCCCCGCCGAATCTCCGGCTGCCGTTCAACGCCGACAAGGAGACGCTGCGCGAGGCGACGAAGCTGCAGAAGCAGGTGCGGAAGCTCAAGAAGGACTACGTGGACAACCGGCCGAAGATGGCCCTGGACCCGCTGCAGATGCTCGGCGAGCTTGCGGCGGAGAAGGCTTTGGCCGCCCAGCCGAAATCCGAGGACCCGCCGCCGAGCATTGCCCCCCATCGAACCGCGTTCGACGACCAGTTGCCGCAGATTCGAGAGGCGTTCGAAACGCCTGCGCGGCAGGCGGTCGGAGCGGAGTCGGTGCCCCTGCCGTCGCGGTTCTCTTACGAAAGCAAAACGACCGGCGGCGACGCCGGCGACCAGACCGCCGGACCATCGCTGCGCGACTACCTCGCGCTGCGTCAACGGGAGGAGGAGTCATGA
- a CDS encoding AAA family ATPase: MNDAKARDALIGRERIRGASRMIAEGTEAASVTPEQISQVAQDVELFVRAHKIDRKAVAKALGYSPGVISEFLKGGYAGNKGLVAIQLEQWLVEEEERRSRPTTTQFVWTNVAMEIKAAANYCLDYRKIGLVFGPDTAGLGKTTALRAIHQELGPRRSSLVTIDKVDANPTGLLKKISVGMHIEDRGSNRARFERIVEKLNGRSHLLLVDQVHNLREAKGDKPLYILADLYDATQTAQLWSGTADLVTYLDRQRSKAADESLAQIRSRIMPCIDLMAGVRHGGGDNGEPLVTIEQVVEMFAKNKLRLVPTTARFLCKLANLPDSGGIRLCVQIVEYATMMGEISGAKSIDVPLLQAAMRRSLLQSRAEALLSHTLNELPMRAARTA, from the coding sequence ATGAATGACGCCAAAGCCCGCGACGCGCTGATCGGCCGGGAACGTATCAGAGGAGCGTCAAGGATGATCGCTGAAGGCACGGAGGCTGCCTCGGTTACACCCGAGCAGATTAGCCAAGTCGCGCAGGACGTGGAGCTGTTCGTCCGCGCTCACAAGATTGACCGCAAGGCCGTCGCCAAAGCCCTGGGCTATTCGCCCGGGGTGATTTCCGAGTTCCTCAAAGGAGGATACGCCGGGAACAAGGGCCTGGTCGCGATCCAACTGGAGCAGTGGCTCGTTGAGGAGGAGGAACGCCGAAGCCGGCCGACCACCACGCAGTTCGTCTGGACGAACGTGGCGATGGAGATCAAGGCGGCGGCGAACTACTGCCTGGACTACCGAAAGATCGGCCTCGTGTTCGGGCCGGATACCGCCGGCCTGGGCAAGACAACGGCGCTCCGTGCGATCCACCAGGAGCTCGGCCCCAGGCGGTCGAGCCTGGTGACCATCGACAAGGTGGACGCCAACCCGACCGGTCTGCTCAAGAAGATCAGCGTGGGAATGCACATTGAGGACCGGGGAAGCAACCGCGCCCGCTTCGAGCGGATCGTGGAGAAGCTCAACGGCCGCTCGCACCTGCTGCTGGTCGACCAGGTCCACAACCTGCGCGAGGCCAAGGGGGACAAGCCGCTCTACATCCTGGCGGACCTGTACGACGCTACGCAGACGGCCCAGCTCTGGAGCGGCACGGCCGACCTGGTGACCTACCTCGACCGCCAGCGTTCAAAGGCGGCGGACGAGTCGTTGGCGCAGATCCGCAGCCGGATCATGCCTTGCATCGACTTGATGGCTGGCGTGCGTCACGGCGGCGGCGACAACGGCGAGCCGCTGGTGACGATCGAGCAGGTAGTTGAGATGTTCGCCAAGAACAAGCTCCGCCTGGTGCCGACCACCGCGCGGTTCCTGTGCAAGCTGGCCAACCTGCCGGACAGCGGCGGCATCCGGTTGTGCGTCCAGATCGTCGAGTACGCCACGATGATGGGGGAGATCTCCGGGGCCAAGTCGATCGACGTGCCGCTTCTCCAGGCGGCGATGCGTCGGAGCCTGTTGCAGAGCCGGGCCGAGGCGCTGCTGTCGCACACCCTCAACGAGTTGCCCATGCGGGCGGCAAGGACGGCATGA
- a CDS encoding phage protein GemA/Gp16 family protein, with the protein MPTNPQLKILHIAARQVGLIVGNDSVRWRLLLRNVGDVDSSKSLDNAGVEDVMAVMEDMGFIDIRGAGYWSGKVRRRNCACGERMARKIEQLAAGSRYALGAMCRRMSRNRTEYVGELTPREAWELIEAYKAANERDRVQPPLFDASPYRTSRKDAPPGATREEAGTDAGTGLSVQVQEDEEVPF; encoded by the coding sequence ATGCCGACCAACCCACAACTCAAGATCCTCCACATCGCCGCCCGCCAGGTGGGCCTGATCGTCGGGAATGACTCGGTCCGCTGGCGCCTGCTCCTGCGCAACGTCGGGGACGTTGATTCGAGCAAGAGCCTGGACAACGCCGGCGTCGAGGACGTCATGGCGGTGATGGAGGACATGGGCTTCATCGACATTCGCGGGGCCGGTTACTGGAGCGGCAAGGTGCGCCGCCGCAACTGCGCGTGCGGGGAGCGGATGGCTCGGAAGATCGAGCAGCTCGCCGCCGGCAGCCGGTACGCGCTGGGGGCGATGTGCCGCCGGATGAGCCGCAACCGCACGGAGTACGTCGGCGAGCTGACCCCGCGCGAGGCGTGGGAGCTGATCGAAGCCTACAAGGCGGCGAACGAACGGGACCGCGTCCAGCCGCCCCTGTTCGACGCTTCGCCCTATCGAACTTCTCGCAAGGATGCGCCCCCTGGGGCCACTCGGGAGGAAGCCGGCACGGACGCCGGCACCGGTCTTTCAGTCCAGGTCCAGGAGGACGAAGAGGTCCCTTTCTAA
- a CDS encoding phage Gp37/Gp68 family protein has product MGVTSIEWAHYTFNPWRGCTKVSDGCKFCYADRQSARNPKVLGIWGPNGTRAIGAEAYWKLPFKWNEEAKAAGERRRVFCASLADFFEGPETMPAEAVEDVRISRLRTFDIIDATPWLDWLLVTKRPENVREMWPGGYETPFASMPPVLTRRQNVWLLTSVEDQETADKRIPELLKCRDLSPVLGLSMEPMLGLVDLTKVAARNRDGVTYMINAVSGLHGVSRGPFLDWVIVGGESGANARPMHPNWVRHLCKQCLVCGVPFFFKQWGEFEPVTPLYHGRDDSAENGRGNLVQVDTAGRIWGDGDGQPNDLQTWLMERVGKKAAGRVLDGQTWDELALVVWS; this is encoded by the coding sequence ATGGGTGTCACGTCGATCGAGTGGGCTCATTACACGTTCAACCCGTGGCGCGGATGCACCAAGGTGAGCGACGGCTGCAAGTTCTGCTACGCAGACCGGCAGAGCGCCCGCAATCCGAAGGTGCTCGGCATCTGGGGGCCGAACGGTACCAGGGCGATCGGGGCCGAGGCGTACTGGAAGCTGCCGTTCAAATGGAACGAGGAGGCGAAGGCCGCGGGCGAGCGCCGGCGGGTGTTCTGCGCCAGCCTGGCTGATTTCTTCGAGGGGCCGGAGACGATGCCGGCGGAGGCGGTGGAGGACGTGCGGATCTCGCGGCTGCGGACGTTCGACATCATCGACGCCACACCCTGGCTCGATTGGCTGCTGGTCACGAAGCGCCCGGAGAACGTGCGGGAGATGTGGCCCGGTGGTTATGAAACGCCCTTCGCAAGCATGCCGCCGGTTCTTACCCGCCGCCAGAACGTCTGGCTCCTGACCAGCGTCGAGGATCAGGAGACGGCTGACAAGCGGATTCCCGAGCTGCTCAAGTGTCGCGACCTCAGCCCGGTGCTTGGGCTATCGATGGAACCGATGCTCGGCCTGGTGGACCTGACCAAGGTTGCTGCGCGGAACCGCGATGGGGTGACCTACATGATCAACGCTGTCTCGGGGCTTCACGGCGTTTCACGCGGGCCGTTCCTCGACTGGGTGATCGTGGGAGGCGAGAGCGGTGCGAACGCCCGGCCGATGCACCCGAACTGGGTCCGGCACCTGTGCAAGCAATGCCTGGTGTGCGGGGTTCCGTTCTTCTTCAAGCAGTGGGGAGAGTTCGAGCCGGTCACGCCGCTCTATCACGGTCGAGACGACTCGGCGGAGAACGGCCGCGGGAATCTTGTCCAGGTCGACACCGCTGGCAGAATCTGGGGCGACGGCGATGGTCAACCGAATGACCTGCAGACGTGGCTGATGGAACGCGTCGGCAAGAAGGCGGCCGGCCGCGTGCTTGATGGTCAGACCTGGGACGAGTTGGCCTTGGTGGTGTGGTCATGA
- a CDS encoding formyltransferase family protein, with amino-acid sequence MKIFVAGQQYFGAEVLRLCLANSFRVVGAFAPERSVGGQTDRLRAAAAEAGVPCSSELAPEVIPPGTDLIVAAHCHAFISGPVRERSRLGAIGYHPSLLPLHRGRDAIAWALRFRERVTGGTVYWMDDGADTGPIAAQRHVLIQPDDCPAGLWRRALMPLGLLLFSEVLDELAAGRIVRVPQDERLATWEPSLAGHGRLGAV; translated from the coding sequence ATGAAGATCTTCGTGGCCGGCCAGCAGTACTTCGGCGCTGAGGTCCTCCGCCTCTGCCTCGCCAACAGCTTCAGGGTCGTCGGTGCCTTTGCGCCCGAACGCTCGGTGGGCGGGCAAACCGATCGACTCCGCGCCGCGGCGGCTGAGGCGGGCGTGCCCTGTTCGAGCGAGCTGGCACCAGAGGTCATCCCGCCCGGCACGGATCTGATCGTCGCCGCGCACTGCCACGCGTTCATCTCCGGTCCGGTTCGCGAGCGGTCCAGGCTCGGCGCGATCGGTTACCACCCGAGCCTGTTGCCGCTCCACCGCGGCCGTGATGCGATCGCCTGGGCGCTGAGGTTCCGTGAGCGCGTGACCGGAGGCACCGTCTATTGGATGGACGATGGCGCGGACACCGGCCCGATCGCCGCCCAGCGGCACGTGCTCATTCAGCCCGACGATTGCCCGGCTGGTCTGTGGCGGCGCGCGTTGATGCCCCTCGGCCTGCTCCTGTTTTCCGAGGTGCTCGACGAGCTGGCGGCCGGCCGGATCGTGCGCGTTCCCCAGGACGAGCGGCTGGCAACTTGGGAGCCCTCGCTGGCCGGGCACGGTCGGTTGGGGGCCGTTTAG